The genomic interval GCAAGTTGGTAGATGTTAACTTGATTAATATTCCTTACAACAAAATTAAGAATGAGAAAGAACATCAACACATTGATTTTCGTTTTCTATTGGAATTAAAAGAAAAAGAAGCAGACCTTGCTGAATTGCCTTTTTTCCTTCTTGATAGGACTGAAGCTCCTGATGAATTTAAAAAATATTATCAATACAAAAGATAAAGTAGAAAAGGTCACAAAATGTCTATAGAAGAAGCATTGGAATGGATACATTCACGTTTAAAATTTAATATTCGCCCAGGCCTAAGTCGTGTTTCGGCCCTTTTAGAATTGCTTGGTCATCCAGAAGAGTCTTTGTCAATGATTCACGTTGCTGGAACAAATGGAAAAGGCTCCACAGTCGCTTTCACACGCTCAATCTTTATGCAGGCAGGTCTGAAGGTTGCTTCTTTCACAAGTCCTTTCATCACCACTTTTGGTGAGCGGATGTCGATTAATGCACTCCCGATTGCTGATGATAAATTAATTTATTATGTAGAATTGATCCAGCCTCTTGTTGCTGAACTTGATAAAGATGCTGAACTAACTGGAATTACCGAATTTGAAATTATCACGGCAATGGCTTTTAAATATTTCGCTGATGAGCAGGTTGATTTAGCGGTTATTGAAGTTGGTTTAGGCGGACTTCTTGATTCAACAAATGTGATTAAACCTGTTGTTTCTGGAATTACAACAATTGGTTTAGATCATATTGATATTCTTGGTTCGACCATTGAAGAAATCGCAGCTCAAAAGGCTGGAATTATTAAACCAGGAATTCCAGTAGTTGTTGGAAATATTGAATTAAAAGCACTTCGGGTTATACGGGAAGTGGCTAGAAAAAATACAGCGCGTGTTTATCAATTTCCATATGATTATCGTACGGAAGTGGAAGAACACGAACATTTTAATTTCTTTTCTGGTCAAGAAGCAATATTGGATATTGAAAAATCTTTAGTTGGCTTACATCAAATAGAAAATGCTGGTATGGCTATTGAACTTTCTCAGGTTTATGCAAGTAAGGTTGGGATTGAATTGACTGAGGATGTGATTCGTTCTGGAATTCGTGAAGCTTTTTGGCCAGCTCGTATGGAAAAATTGGGTGAAAAACCACTCATTTTACTGGATGGTGCTCATAATGTTCATGCGATGAATCGTTTGCTTGAAAACCTTAGCTCTGAGTTTCCAGATAAAAAGATTACAATCATTTTTTCAGCCATTACTACAAAAGATATTAGTCAAATGATAAAAATGCTTCAAACTGTGAAAAATTCGCATCTGATTTTGACAACTTTTGATTATCCGAAAGCTTTGAATTTGGGGGATTTTCAAAAATTGGAAGAAGAAGGGGTTGAATTGGCTCCAAGTTGGGAATTAGCTTTAGTTCGTGCGCAAAAAAATTTAGCTGAAGATGATTTGTTATTAGTTACAGGCTCTCTCTATTTCTCATCTCAAGTTCGTGAGTTTTTGAAAAAAGAGAAGTAATAACTAAAATGATTTTTTAGTTTTTAAAATTAATAAATAGTTGTAAATTTAAAAAATTCGGCTATAATAAAATAGATTTATAAATTCATTTCTTTCTTTTGAAGAAATGACGAGGAGGAAAAGACAATTTTGATCGTATTAGCAGGTACAATTGGTGCAGGGAAGTCGAGTCTAGCAAAGGCTTTAGGAGAACATTTGAAAACGGATGTTTTTTATGAAGCGGTGGACAATAATCCTGTTCTTGATCTTTATTATCAAGACCCTCAAAAGTATGCTTTCTTGCTACAAATCTATTTTTTGAATAAACGTTTTGAATCAATTAAAATGGCTTATCGTCAGGATAATAACGTGCTTGACCGTTCGATTTTTGAGGATGAACTTTTCCTAACTTTGAACTATAAAAATGGAAATGTAACAAAAACTGAATTGGAAATTTATCAAGATTTATTAGCAAATATGTTAGAAGAACTTGATGGAATGCCCAAAAAATGTCCGGATTTATTGGTTTATATTGATGTGTCATTTGAAACAATGCTCTCAAGAATTGCACAACGTGGACGTTCATTTGAACAAATTGAAAATCAAGAAGGACTAAAAGATTATTATGCTCAAGTGCATGATGAATATCCTGATTGGTATAAAAATTACAACATTTCGCCAAAATTGAGAATCGATGGTGATTCTATTGATTTTGTCAATAATCCTGAACATCTTGATGAAGTTTTGGGACAAATCGATGATGAGTTGAAAAAACTAGATTTGCTTTAAAAAATAGTGAAATTATTATTACTGACAAGGCTGTCAGTAATTTTTATTCTTTTAAATTTACTGAGCTTTCTGTCAGTAAATTTTTTCGATAAAAATGGTATAATATTAAGAAATTGAGCGAAAGTTATTTTTTGAATTATCTTAAAATTTAATTTTTGTTTGAAAAGGAGAAGTGATGACAGTAAATATAGCAATATTGGGGTTTGGGACAGTTGGAACTGGGCTTCCAACTTTAATTTCTGAGAATAAAGAAAAACTATCAAAAATTTTAGATGAAGAAATCGTCATTTCAAAAGTTTTGATGAGAGATGAAAAAGCAATTGAAAAAGCTAGAGCACAGGGTTATCAATATGATTTTGTTCTAACTTTAGAAGAAATTTTGGCTGATTCTGAGATTTCAATTGTTGTTGAGTTGATGGGACGGATTGAACCGGCTAAGACCTACATTACGAAAGTGATTAAAGCGGGTAAAAATGTTGTCACAGCCAATAAGGATTTACTGGCTGTTCATGGAACTGAATTGCGTGCTTTGGCAGAGAAACATCATGTTGCTCTTTATTATGAAGCGGCTGTTGCTGGTGGGATTCCAATCTTAAGAACTTTAGCCAATTCATTTTCATCAGACAAAATCACACATCTTTTAGGAATTCTTAATGGAACAAGTAATTTTATGATGACGAAAATGTCAGAGGAGGCATGGACTTACGACCAATCTTTGGCCAAAGCTCAAGAACTTGGTTATGCTGAATCTGACCCAACAAATGATGTTGACGGAATTGATGCCAGTTATAAATTAGCGATTTTAAGTGAATTTGCTTTCGGAATGACTCTAAGTCCTGATCAAATTTCTAAATCTGGCCTCAGAACGATTCAAAAAACTGACGTTGAAATTGCTCAACAATTTGGCTATGTTTTAAAATTGACAGGTGAAATTAATGAGGTTGAATCAGGAATTTTCGCTGAGGTTAGCCCAACTTTTCTTCCAAAAAGTCATCCATTGGCCAGTGTCAATGGTGTTATGAATGCTGTTTTTATTGAATCAGATGGAATTGGGGATTCAATGTTCTATGGGGCGGGAGCAGGTCAAAAGCCAACCGCTACGAGTGTTTTAGCTGATATTGTTCGAATTGTTAAACGGGTAAAAGATGGAACAATTGGGAAGCCGTTTAATGAATACGCACGTCCAACGAGCTTAGCTAATCCTCATGATATTGTAAATAAATATTATTTTTCCGTTGAAACACCAGATTCAACTGGGCAATTATTGCGCTTGGTGGAGTTATTTACAAGTGAAGATGTCTCTTTTGAACAAGTTTTACAACAAAAAGGTGATGGACATCGTGCAGTTGTTGTGATTATCAGTCATCAGATTAACCGCGTTCAACTTTTGGCCATTCAAGATAAATTAAAAGAAGAAGTAGATTTTAAATTACTTAATTATTTTAAAGTTTTGGGGGACTAGGAAAATGAAAATTATTGTACCAGCGACATCAGCAAATTTAGGTGCAGGTTTTGACTCAATTGGTATTGCGGTCAACTTGTATTTGACAGTGGAAGTACTTGAAGAAAGTAATGATTGGAAAATTGACCATGATTTAGGAAATAATATTCCTACTGACGAAAAAAATTTATTACTGACCACGCTGTCAGCAGTTTTGAAAGCTAAAAATAGTAGTCTGTCAGCAAAATATCATTTGAAAATGACTTCGGAAGTTCCTTTAGCAAGAGGTTTGGGTTCATCAAGTTCAGTCATTATTGCTGGTATTGAATTGGCTAATCAACTAGCAAAGCTAAATTTGACAACGGAAGAAAAACTTGAACTTGCTTGTGTAATTGAAGGGCACCCTGATAATGTTGCACCAGCACTTTTGGGAAATTTAGTTATAGCAAGTACTGTTGCTGACAAAACGAATTATGTTAGCTCAGACTTTCCTTCATGTAAACTTCTAGCTTTTGTTCCAGACTATGAGTTAAAAACTGTTGAAAGTCGAAAAGTTTTACCTAAGGAATTGGCTTACAAAGAGGCCGTTGCTGCCAGCTCTATTGCAAATGTACTGACGGCCAGTCTTTTG from Lactococcus lactis carries:
- a CDS encoding bifunctional folylpolyglutamate synthase/dihydrofolate synthase, whose amino-acid sequence is MSIEEALEWIHSRLKFNIRPGLSRVSALLELLGHPEESLSMIHVAGTNGKGSTVAFTRSIFMQAGLKVASFTSPFITTFGERMSINALPIADDKLIYYVELIQPLVAELDKDAELTGITEFEIITAMAFKYFADEQVDLAVIEVGLGGLLDSTNVIKPVVSGITTIGLDHIDILGSTIEEIAAQKAGIIKPGIPVVVGNIELKALRVIREVARKNTARVYQFPYDYRTEVEEHEHFNFFSGQEAILDIEKSLVGLHQIENAGMAIELSQVYASKVGIELTEDVIRSGIREAFWPARMEKLGEKPLILLDGAHNVHAMNRLLENLSSEFPDKKITIIFSAITTKDISQMIKMLQTVKNSHLILTTFDYPKALNLGDFQKLEEEGVELAPSWELALVRAQKNLAEDDLLLVTGSLYFSSQVREFLKKEK
- a CDS encoding deoxynucleoside kinase; its protein translation is MIVLAGTIGAGKSSLAKALGEHLKTDVFYEAVDNNPVLDLYYQDPQKYAFLLQIYFLNKRFESIKMAYRQDNNVLDRSIFEDELFLTLNYKNGNVTKTELEIYQDLLANMLEELDGMPKKCPDLLVYIDVSFETMLSRIAQRGRSFEQIENQEGLKDYYAQVHDEYPDWYKNYNISPKLRIDGDSIDFVNNPEHLDEVLGQIDDELKKLDLL
- a CDS encoding homoserine dehydrogenase translates to MTVNIAILGFGTVGTGLPTLISENKEKLSKILDEEIVISKVLMRDEKAIEKARAQGYQYDFVLTLEEILADSEISIVVELMGRIEPAKTYITKVIKAGKNVVTANKDLLAVHGTELRALAEKHHVALYYEAAVAGGIPILRTLANSFSSDKITHLLGILNGTSNFMMTKMSEEAWTYDQSLAKAQELGYAESDPTNDVDGIDASYKLAILSEFAFGMTLSPDQISKSGLRTIQKTDVEIAQQFGYVLKLTGEINEVESGIFAEVSPTFLPKSHPLASVNGVMNAVFIESDGIGDSMFYGAGAGQKPTATSVLADIVRIVKRVKDGTIGKPFNEYARPTSLANPHDIVNKYYFSVETPDSTGQLLRLVELFTSEDVSFEQVLQQKGDGHRAVVVIISHQINRVQLLAIQDKLKEEVDFKLLNYFKVLGD
- the thrB gene encoding homoserine kinase; amino-acid sequence: MKIIVPATSANLGAGFDSIGIAVNLYLTVEVLEESNDWKIDHDLGNNIPTDEKNLLLTTLSAVLKAKNSSLSAKYHLKMTSEVPLARGLGSSSSVIIAGIELANQLAKLNLTTEEKLELACVIEGHPDNVAPALLGNLVIASTVADKTNYVSSDFPSCKLLAFVPDYELKTVESRKVLPKELAYKEAVAASSIANVLTASLLTKNLKVAGQMIESDRFHENYRASLVPELKILREIGHEFGAYGTYLSGAGPTVMLLLPDDKLNLLTEKINEQNLSGQLYSLEVDSNGLQVEESVL